GTTATCGTTTACTATATCGCAGCTGCAATCACTGGTGGTGGTAGAGTTGATGATGAAACTGAACAACTTGGTCTTGATGAAGCTGTTCATGGCGAAAAAGTTCTTAATCTATAAGAACTTTTCGATATTGAAAAAGAGAGAAATCAGATGAAAAAAATAGAAGCAATCATAAAACCGTTTAAACTAGAGGAACTAAAAATTGCTTTAGTTGAAATCGGTATAAGTGGTTTAACAGTTGAAGAAGTACAAGGGTATGGAGAAGCGAAAAAACATTCTGAACTTTATAGAGGTTCAGAATATCAAGTAGATTTTCTTCCACATATGAAGTTGGAGATCGTTGTTGCAGATGATGAAGTTACGAAAGTAACAGATGTAATAAAAGAGGTTAACCATACCGGTAAAGTTGGTGATGGAAAAATCTTTGTATCTCCTATGGTAAATGTTATTAGAATTCGTACCGGTGAAACGGGAGAAAGTGCTGTAGGATAACAAAATGTATCTCGTTACAGCGGTAATAAATAAAGCAAACCTCAAAAATGTTTTAGAAGATCTTTTTTCTAATAATTTTGAAGGGATAACTGTTAGTGACGTTATCGGAAAAGGCTCTTTCGGATTGAAAGAAGCTGATAACGGTATGACGGATTTAGTGGAAAAAGTAAAGTTGGAGATGGTTGTCTCTACACTTGAAAACAGAGAACTTGCTATGGAATGTGTCCGTAGCAATGCCCATGATCTTGGCCGAGGTGCCGGAAAAATGTGGTGGATAGAAGTTGGTGGTGTTGAGCGTATTCGAACAGGTGAAAAAGATAAAGATGCCTTAACAACACAGATTGATAAAAAAATTAGAAACACATCACATACGATTACTACACATGTAGATACCCCGTGTAGCTAAGCCTTATATTTAATTAAATCTCCGTAACACTCGTTACAAATTGAAGAGTTAAAAGTAAATAGATACAGTTACAAAATTGTTCATTTACTAAATGTTAACTCTTCTAATACTACAATTCTGTCATGAAAATTAAATCGTTATTGGTAATTTTATTGTTATCATTGTTTAGTATAGCTTTAGAGGCACAACTGTATATCAACAATGCAGAGAGTGTTTCAGTGGAAAAAATAGCTACACAAACTATGGATATTGTAGAAGAAGTTGATGACGATGACAGACTGTTTTTTGCACTTGAAGATGGTGTAGACCACTCTTATATACCGGTGAAAAAAATAGATTTTCATAACACTATATTTACGCAAGAATTCTCGATAGAGATTCATAGACCTCCTATAGTTTTATAATAAACCTCCCTGATTCAAAACAAATTTCACAAATAATCAACAATATAGCATTGTCTATATTACACAAATTTCAATTATAAACTAAGGATAAAAATATGAAAAAAATTCTTGTATCTACATTAGTTACGGCTACTGTTTTATTAACTCAAGTTCAGGCACAAAGTGTTCAAAAAGATTCGATCAAAGTGGAAAAATCATTCAAAAGTAGTTTTGATATTCAAGTATTAAAAGATGCATTTATTGATGCTGCTGCACAGGAATCGTGGATCTTAAAAAGTACCTCTGCAGAAGGATTGATTTT
This window of the Sulfurimonas sp. hsl 1-7 genome carries:
- a CDS encoding P-II family nitrogen regulator produces the protein MKKIEAIIKPFKLEELKIALVEIGISGLTVEEVQGYGEAKKHSELYRGSEYQVDFLPHMKLEIVVADDEVTKVTDVIKEVNHTGKVGDGKIFVSPMVNVIRIRTGETGESAVG
- a CDS encoding P-II family nitrogen regulator, with product MYLVTAVINKANLKNVLEDLFSNNFEGITVSDVIGKGSFGLKEADNGMTDLVEKVKLEMVVSTLENRELAMECVRSNAHDLGRGAGKMWWIEVGGVERIRTGEKDKDALTTQIDKKIRNTSHTITTHVDTPCS